TTACGTATGACGAGCATCGCGCATACTTCCTGAATGACACTTGGGCCGCAGTGTATTCAGGACAACTGGGCGCGATGTTCACCGTTCCGCGCGATTCCGTTGACGTGCGGATTGTTGATGAAGGGAGAACCTGTCGCACTATTGTCGGGAATGCAGCCTATACCTGTCACCCGACGCGCGGGGATGCTCTCGTGAAGCAGGAAGCCTCAGGCGCGGAGGACAAAGTCATCACGCCGCCAAGCCGAGCTGCTCTGCAAGTGCTCGCAGACGCTTGGCACCTCATCTCAATCTCAGCGGCTGAGATTCAAGAGGAAATCGGGCCGCTGTTCGCAGATGGGGAGCGCATCTGGTTCGGGCTTATTGCATCTCGAGGTCAAGACAGCACTCCGCTGGCTGGACTTGGATGGTACAACACGCGGCTTGATCAATTCGGTCGAGTTTACGGCAGCGGTTTGGAGGGCGTTGCACCGCGTTGGATTGGAGTGCGACAGGACACCGTTTGGATGTACTGCAAGTCACTGGATAAGGAACACTCCAACGCTTTGATTAGCTACTCGCCAAGTAGTGCAACGATGATGTATGTAGATCCGCGTGGTGCCGGAATCCCGGGAGATACGCTGCTGAATGTGAGTTTGGCAAGAAACGCACTCTTGATTTCCACTGAGCAGGCGGTTAGCGTTTGGCAAACCGGAGTGTCCCCGTGGGTTTGGCAGACGGATGCCTACGCGGCTCGAGACTCTGTGTGGCTACAGTTTCTGACATTCGACCGAAGCCGCGAAGCTATGAGGTCACACGGAGATTTTTTTCCGCTCGCGATTAATCAACCCGCCCAGGCATTTACCCGTGTCGGAGATTGGATTGAGGTGCTCGCCCCGCGCGGCATTGAAGCGCGCATGGACTACTCCGCTTGGGACAAGCGGAGTAAAGCCCTGGAAGGCTTTGACTGGGGTTGCGGCGATAGTGTGTGTGTCGCACGCGTCAGGGTTCAAGTCCAAGGTGCGACAAAGGAAATGGACTTGCTGAACACGCCGATCATCTTCTTGGAGCGTGACAAACAGGAAGCAAAGGTGGGAATTCAGGCCGGATGGGTTCGAGTTGACCAAGTTGTACCCGTACTAATGAAGAAGTAACCAATCTTGTTCGATGTTAAGTAGATCAATATACCTGATAGTTTTGTCAGTTCTGCTTGCCGCAACAACCTTGTCAGGCCAGCCCGCGCTTACACTTGAAGATTTGCTCGCAGAGGCGGAAACGGCATTGGCTCAGGCCTACGAAGGCGGCCTGAACTTGCTGGCGCCAACGCGGGTTAGCAAGGCGGAAACGTCGGTGAAAGAAGCGCGCAAACAGATGGAGTCGGGCGGCAGCGAGCAGCTGGTGCGTCTATCATTAGAAAGCGCTATTGAAAGTCTTGAAACCGCGGCGGCCAGCACCGCGCAAACTCGAGAGCGCCTTCAGATTGTGCTTGACGCGCGCGCTGCCGCACTCCTCGCCGGCGCGGAGCAGACCAATCTGCCTATTTGGCAAAAGGCTGAGCGGGGCTTAAGAGATTTGGCGGCATCTATCGAAGTCGGACGAGATGCGGAGGTGAACGGGCTGCGGGAGCCCCTTGCGCAGCAATACTGGGCCGCCCGTCGCGAATCGCTGCGCGACGGTTTGTTGGCGAATGCAAAAGCGGATGTGGCCGCGGCTCAGAAGGCGGGGTGTGATCAACAGTTCCCCATGTTGATGGCACGTGCGCGGCAGGCTGTTTCACGTGCGGAAGCGTTCCTGACTCAGGAGAGCCTTGACGAATGTAGAATCGCGGCGGCGGAAGCATCTCGACATGCGAAGCATGCCATTGGCCAGCTCAATTACTTGAATGACACAAAGAAATCGCGGACGCAGATTGAGACAATGCTGTTGCCTTATGATGACCTGCTATTCGAAATTGCGTTGGCGTCCGGCGATACACTTGACTTTTCACGCGGGGGCGCGGAAGCCGTGAAGGATTTCCGCAAACTGTATAGCCGGATCCAGGCAAAGCTAAAGGCGGAACGTGATTCTCTGGAGAGAGCGACTGGCAGGTCGCATGAAAGCATGGAACGTTCTTTGACCGAAATGCAGACTCGCTTCGCGGATGTTCAGAACCAGATGATTGAGCTTGAGCAGCGCATGCGCGACATGCAAATGGAGCGTGATGTTGCAGTGAGTAGATTGCGCAAGAATGAGCTGACTGCACAGCGAGTCCAGCTTGCTCAAACGGCGTTTGACCCGGGCGATGCAGTTGTTTATCAGACGATGGAAGGGAATGTGATCATTCACCTCTACGGGGTGAAGTTTGCAAGTGGAAAATCAACGGTCGACAGGGATCAGCGTGCCATTCTGAAGAAGGCCGCTGAGGCAATTTCCGTTTTTCCCGGAGTCGGGGTTACGGTTGAAGGACACACCGATGACGATGGCTCGGAGGAAGGCAACCTCGAACTCTCGCAAAAGCGAGCAGAAGCTGTGGGCAAACTATTGCAGGAAGAGGTTCCCCAGTCTGTGTCGATACAAACTATCGGCAAGGGAGAAAGCTCGCCGATCGCATCTAATAAAACCGCGCGAGGCAAAGCGCTGAACCGGCGGATAGACCTGGTTCTCTCATTGCCATCACCCAAATGAAGTCACATTTTCGATTCGCTGTTGCATTTGCACTATCAACGGCGATGTTCACCGCACGCGCAGCAACTCCACCGCTGCTTCCCAACTATGGATTGGGAGTGCTCGAGACCGCAGGATCCGCCGGAACTTACATGGGCGCGCTGGGTTCGTATTGGAATCCTGCGGGCTGGGCAGCCATGACCAAAGGCGAAGCGGTGTTCACATGGAATGACCGCAGCATTGCGAATAAGCGTATCGATAACTGGGGAATCTTGCTCGGCGGACACGGTCTCGGAGCTTCCATGCGACGCTCGCTAATCCCGGGCGAGGAAGTAGTGTCTCTCGATGAGTATCAGCTCGCATTGGCGGGAGGCGGGAGAAAAGACTATTGGGGACTGTCATACGGCTGGGCAAAAGGTGCTCGGACGGACGAGTTTCGACAACACTATATGACCGTTGGTAATCTGATGCGTCCCAATAAGTATGTCTCCATTGGAAGCGCTTGGACTCTCGGATTGCGAAACGGACGAAGCCAAATGCTTCTGGATCTTGGTTTGCGTCCCTTTTGGGGATCACATCGGGTGACCATTTTTGGAGATGCTGCTGCACACGACAAGGACAATCCGCAGACGATGCAGTGGGGAGCAGGGATTGAGTTCATGCCGCTTGACGGTATCCGTCTTGCGGCGAAAGTCTCGAAAGTTCTTCCGGACGATCCTGCACCGTGGCTGACAATTGGTGCCGGGATCTCACTTGATGCAACCGGCATGCACGCTGCACCGCAATTTGATAAAGACAACGAACGACTTCGAACAAGTTACGCTATTCGGTTGGGAGAAGTTGAGCCGAGTTTCCAAGCGGGCAAATGGATCGACAAAGATAAACGAGTCGTCGCGGCGGGAATGCGCGGCGTCCTCACGTACAGGAAATCAAAGTGGCTTGATCAAGGTCGACACAGTCTACTCGAAACCATCGAATGGATTGAGGCGGCAAAGCGTGATGTGAGCGTTGGCGGCATTGCATTGAACATGTCCGGATTTCACTCGTCTCTTCAGTTGGCGTGGGAATTGGGCGAGAAGCTCAAAGACTTCCGGGCAACCGGCAAGAGCGTGTATATGTACGTTGATCGACCGACACTGACTCACATGTACCTCATTGCACAGGCGGATCGTGTGTGGATGGACCCGTTAGGCTTGGCAGACATGATGGGTTGGGTGATGGGCGGTACGTATTATAAAGGTATGCTTGAGAAGCTCGGATTAGGCGTGGAAGAGTGGCGCTACTTTGAGTACAAGTCGGCCTTCGAAGTCTTAGCGCGTCGTGATATGTCCGAAAAGGACCGCGAGCAGAGAATGGCACTGTTGGAGGACATTCATGCGGCGTGGGCAGATGCGCTAAACAGCGGTCGCGGTATCAGCGAGGATTCCATCATGCTGGCAATGGATTCACTTGCTCTGTTGACCGCTCATGAAGCCTATCGATTCGGACTGGTGGATACCCTGGGAAGGTGGGATGACGCGGCGAGTCTGGTAGAATATTGGAGCGGCACCAAGAAAAGCTTCATAAACAAGGATGAGCTTACAGAAGCGCCGTTTGCCGATCAGCGTTGGAGTGAATATCCGACCATTGCACTGGTCTATGCATTGGGTGAGTGCGATATGGATACGGGGATTCGCGGCCGTTATACGTCAAGACTTCTGCGAAAGCTCGCGGAAGATGATGACTACGATGCCGTCGTGTTACGTGTCGACTCTCCTGGTGGTGACGGAATGGCTTCAGACTGGGTCGCAGACCAGATGCGAAAAGTGTCAGAAGAAAAGCCAATGATCGTCACACAGGGACGTGTTGCCGCCTCGGGAGGCTATTGGCTCAGTTCGCCGGGGGACTATGTTTTTACTTCACCGTTTTCAATCACCGGTTCCATCGGCGTAATTGCGGGGTGGGTGTGGAACGACGGTTTGACAGATAAGACGGGTTTGACCTACGATAATGTCCAGATTGGCAGGCATGCAGACTTGGGTACTGGAGTAGTGCTGCCATTCCTGAATTTCGAAGTTCCAAATAGACCGGTCAATGATGGCGAACGCCGGCGTGTGGAGAAGATTATCCGTGAGCACTATGATGACTTTGTAGGAATGGTGGCGGAAGACCGCGAGATGAGCCGAAGCGAAGTGGAAGCAATTGCCCAGGGGCGGGTCTGGAGCGGGCAGGCAGCGATTGAGAGAAATCTCGCGGATGGGATCGGCGGGCTTGAAGACGCAATCGCCTATGCCAAGCAGAAGGCGGGCATTTCAAAACGCGAGAAAATTCGGATTGTAGAATACCCGAAACCGAGCCTAATAAATTTTGACAGGCTCTTCGCGCCGGCATCACCTTTGGGTCTCATAGGTTATCGGCTTGGACTGCTCGGCCAACAGGAATCGGTTGAGAGCGAGGTTATTCCGTACAGCTTGCAGGTCTTGCGAACCTATGCCAAGCGGCCCGGACAGCCACTTTTTATGTTGCCCCCGGAGTCTATGCTCGATGAGTAGCGTGGCAGCAATGCCAAGCATTGGACGCCCCGCTCAACAGAGCGGGGCGTTTTGTCTCGAGTTCTCAATAGCCTGTCGAAAACGAGACACTTGCAGGATGGATCAACACATTTAGACGCCAAGCGGGCTCAGGTTATCCTGAGCCCGCATTGCACTTGTACAATCACTACTGAGTGTTGATTCTCGAATCGAAGCAGCCCGAATCATGGAGAAGTCGGCGCGGCGTTTCAGCCGCAATACATGCCTGTATCTAACGGGTCAAGCAAGTGACTTGCCGAAACTGTCCAGAAACGGACATCTTGCCTGAGGCTGTTTCAACCGAGAATCCGCGATGCTGAGAGATTCTGAGAAATCGCACCTCTTCGTTGATGTCAAGGACAAATACTGCTTCGAACACTCCCAATATCGGCACGGGTTCCCCGAAAGTCAAGTGACATTGACACACAGTATGGAAGTTCGTCTTGTCTAAGGTGCCTTCTCTCTCCAGATTAGTAAGTTGACCAGATCTGTAATGTTCCGTATCAGAGACACTTCGCGCCATAAAGAGCGCAAGACGTCGTCTGCTGATAAACCTGTGTTGCAGGACAGTTACAGTAGCAGGCAGTGTGTTGAGGATAACCGAGCCTCATTGGATCATCAATGAACTTAGATGCTCCTAACAAGAATAGGTTACAAGCGAACTGTGAAGATTTTCACATGACACTGAGCCGCCGCGTATGAAACGAGCGACAGTATCACTCAGACTCGAGGAATCCTACTCAAAACAACAGAAAAGGCTGCAATTATCGCAAATCACGCCTTAATGTGCTAACCGCCCCAACCACTCCAAAACGCTCAAATCAGAGGCCCAGAAACCCTAAAAATCAGTCGCATGCCTCGTGATTTTTCGAATCTTACGAAACTAGTCCAATTCTAAGGCCCAACATACTCGATACTTTTCAATGATTGTTTACTGCACGCATTCTCTGTAACATAGGCACATATAGCTTGCAACTCGTAACCCTCGTTGGTACATTGAGGTCAATCATAAATCACGCGCTGGAAAGCATGGAAATCGCGTGCAAGCAGCAGCAAAAATGGCCCAAATTGGACCATAACTGTCTGATTAAGAAGGAGTACGCATGAGCATCGTGGAGACAACCTCCGCGAACGGAATGTTCAAGTTGGTGGTTCACGAGACGTGGTGCAAGGGTTGCCGCATCTGTGTGGACCTGTGCCCGACCAATACTCTGGTGATGGAAGATACGCCGGACCGTTGGGAAGGGGCGATTGTAAAAGTCGCAAACATGGAAGCCTGCAATGGCTGCGGAATCTGTGAGGCGGAGTGTCCGGATTTCGCCATCACCGTCTTTGCGGAAAAGCAGAAGGCCGGAGGTGCGGCGTGAACACCCGAGAACGAGTCTTCTGGGCCGGCAATGAAACGATCGCGGAAGCCGCATTGCGGGCTGGCTGTAACTTCTATGCCGGCTACCCAATAACGCCATCTTCTGAAGTTGCCGCGCTATTGTCGTTGCGATTGCCGCAATTGGGGGGAGTCTTCTTGCAAATGGAAGACGAAATCGCGGCGATGGGAGCGGTTGTAGGAGCATCGCTGGGTGGTGCCAAATCCATGACTGCCACCTCGGGTCCGGGATTCTCGCTGAAACAAGAAAACATCGGCTATGCGATTATGACAGAAACTCCTTGTGTTGTGGTCAACGTGCAGCGCGGTGGTCCATCCACAGGCACGCCAACTGCACCCGCGCAAGGTGACATCATGCAAGCAAGGTGGGGCACACATGGTGATCATTCGATCATTGCTCTTACTCCCGGCTATCCACAGGAAGTCTACCGTGAGACGATTCGTGCCTTTCACTTGGCTGAAGAATATCGTACGCCTGTCGTTCTGCTGATAGATGAGATCATTGCTCACACAACTGAAAGTTTTGAGTTGCCCACGGGAAGCGATCTCGATCCGATTCACCCACGCAGTTGGTATCAGGAAAGGTATGGTGCCAATAGCTACCGTCCGTTCCACGATTTCTATCAGGGCAAGCACATTCACATCACCGGTCTGACCCATAATCGGGCGGGTTTTGGAACCACTGCCCCTGAGATTGTTCAGGAGAGCATAGAGCATCTCGTCAACAAAATTTTGCTTAAGCAGCGAGACATCGAGCGCAATGAGTCCTATTTGCTGGATGATGCGGACATAGCAATCATAACATTTGGTTCTCCGGGCCGCGCCTCGAGAGTCGCCGTGGATGCTGCACGTGCCGAGGGAATAAAAGCCGGACTAATGCGCATAATCACTTTCTGGCCTTTTCCCAAAGACACCGTTCGCGCATTGACCGACAGGGTGAAGGCCGTGATCGTACCTGAAATGAATATGGGTATGCTGCGGATGGAAGTCGAACGTTCCGCGATGCGGAGAGATGTGAGCCTGTTTGGAGTAAATCGCGTCGGCGGAGTTCCGATTGAACCGCAGAACGTCTTGGACAAGATACGCGAGGTGCATCGTGGCCTTTAATTACGCAGAATGGTTGCGTCCAGAACTGATGCCGCATATTTGGTGCCCGGGGTGCGGGATTGGCGTGGTTTTGAAATCGTTGATTCGCAGCATGGAGTCGATGGGCTGGGATCAGGACACCACAGGATTTGTTTCGGGCATCGGATGCACGTCGCGAGCTCCGGGATACGTCAACATGAACACGCTGCACACGACTCATGGCCGCGCGTTGACGTTTGCCACCGGATTGAAGATGGCTGCGCCGGAAAAGAACGTCGTGGTTATGGCAGGTGACGGAGACTCTGCGGCGATTGGCGGTAATCATCTTATTCACAGCTGCCGCCGCAACATCAATATCACATTAGTCATCGTGAATAACGAGATTTACGGCATGACCGGTGGCCAGTTTTCACCAACCACTCCGGGCGGTGCACGTGCCGCAACTTCGCCGTATGGAAACATAGACCCGGGCTTTGATCTCTGTAAGCTATGTATTGCGGCAGGCGCGACCTACGTGGCGCGCGGACATGTAGCGAACGGGATTTATCTGGAGCGATTGATCAAAGGCGGGTTGGCCCACAAAGGCTTTGCAGTCATCGAAGTCATGTCCAATTGCCACACGCAATTCGGACGCCGCAATAAACACCCGGACCCCGCCGAACTCGTGCAGCACATCGCGTCGAATGCGGTAATGCTTAGCAAGTGGGAGAAAATGACCCCGGAAGAGCGTGAAGGCAAATACCCGATAGGCGTTATGCACAAAGTCACGGATCAGCCAGAATACAGCGAACGCTATGCGCAGCTTCAGAAGTATGCGCAGGAACGTGTGCGGGATGCGGCGCGCAAGATAGTCGAATCAGAATCCATCAAACCCAAGCCGGAACCGACCGGAGGAGGAAGCCCCTTTGAGGTCTGAAATTCGATTTGCCGGAGTCGGCGGCCAAGGGAATATTCTTGCGGGCGAGTGGGTGGCTCTCGCGGCGCACAATATGGGTTTGAATGCTCTACAGAGTCCAACCTATACTGCGCAAGTGCGGGGCGGCCCCACAACGGTGGACGTGTTGATTGACAAGGAGCCTATTGGCTACCCGCGCTTGACCAGTATCGATTTCTTTCTCTGTCTTGCTCAGAATGCATGGAAGCTCTTTTCCACTCAACTTCGCGAAGATACCATCGTCGTGATTGACCCCAATCTTGTGAAAAACACCGGATCAGGGCCGCAGCTAATCTATCCGATACCGATCATTCAGGTTACCAAGCAAACGGTCGAAAAGCCGGTGTTCACAAGTGCTGTTTCGTTAGGAATATTCTGTAAGCTGATGAACGTGATTCCGAAGGAAGAGATGATCCACACAATCGAGCAGAATGCCCCCGCTGGAACGGTTGAGAAGAACTTGCTGGCTTTTCATACGGGTTGGGACATTGTCAGTAATGTCACGCCGGTTCCGCGAAACGAGTTGGGAATGGCGAAAGTCTGATATGGAACGTGGCTACCACATACACATGCACCGACGGCTCGCGGATCGCATCCACGAGTACTGGGTCGAGGCACCTTTAATTGCAAAGAAACATCGGGCCGGTCAATTTGTCATTCTTCGCCTGCATGAGCATGGCGAGCGCATTCCGCTGACAGTCGTGGAGACCGACTCAGAACGAGGCTTGATCCGCCTGATTGTGCAGGTGGCGGGAAAGACGACCGAAGAGTTTGGCTACTATACGGCTGGCGACCGCATTCTCGATCTGGTCGGCCCCCTTGGACTGCAAACGCATATCGAGGATTGGGGCAAGCTCATCGTCATTGGAGGAGGTGTCGGAGCCGCGCCGTTGCTGCCGATTGCCAAAGCCGCGAAAGCCCAGGGCAATACAGTTCACGCGATTATCGGCGCCCGATCGAAAAACCTTCTCATCCTGACCGACGAGTTTGCAGAAGTTTGTGATGAATTGCGAGTTTGCACAGACGACGGCACTCATGGCTCAAAAGGATTTGTATCTGATGTGCTGGACCATTGGTGTGACGAGGGCGCAGGCTACAAATTCGGCATTGCCGTTGGTCCCGTGCCCATGATGAATGCTGTTGCAAAAGTCTTGAAGCGATGGGAAATCCCGGGACTGGCCTCGTTGAATCCGATAATGGTCGATGGCACCGGAATGTGCGGCGCTTGTCGCGTAACCGTGCATGGTGAGACACGCTTTGCCTGCGTTGAAGGTCCGGAATTTGACATACACGGAGTCGACTTCAACGAACTGACTCTTCGCAACCGTTCGTATGTGTCTGAGGAACACGTTGCGGTCGAACATCTGCACTCTTGTCACTTGACACAGGCCATCAGTCATGCCTGAACAGAAGCGCAATCTGAAGCTGCATCCCCCGCGTGTTCCAATGCCCGAACGCGATGCCTCTGAACGCGTTCAGGACTTTCAGGAAGTCCCTATTGGTTATTCGCCAGAGCAAGCGATTGCCGAGGCCAATCGTTGTCTGGACTGCAAGAATCCGAAGTGTGTCGAAGGCTGCCCGGTTAATATCGATATCCCGAAGTTCCTTCGTGAAATTCGCGAAGGTGAGTTTCAGCAAGCCGCCAACACGCTTCGCGCATCCAATGCTCTGCCTGCGGTCTGTGGCCGCGTCTGTCCGCAGGAGGAGCAATGCGAAGCTCGCTGCATCGAAGGTATCAAGCATGATCCGGTTGCGGTGGGCAACTTGGAGAGATTTGTTGCCGACTGGGAGCGGATGCACAAACAGGTTACGGAGCGTGTATCAGCAGAGCCAACCGGCCGGAAGATCGCTATCGCCGGTTCGGGACCGGCAGGACTCACTGTCGCAGGTGATCTGGCAAAGCTTGGACACGACGTGACCGTTTTTGAAGCATTGCATCGCCCAGCCGGAGTGTTGGCCTACGGTATTCCCACATTCCGCCTTCCTCGTGACATTGTGCAGTCTGAAATCGCCTACATCGAACAGCTCGGCGTTAAGTTCGTCTTCAACGTTGTTATTGGTGTTACCGTAACCCTTGACGAACTGTTCGCCGAAGGCTACGATGCGATCTTCATTGGAACGGGTGCCGGTTTGCCGAAGATGTTGGGTGTACCGGGCGAGAATTTGATCGGCGTTTTCAGCTCCAATGAATTTCTCACTCGAATCAACCTGCTCGGCGCGGACAAGTTCCCGGACTACGATACTCCCGTCCTCCATGCAAAGCACACTGTCGTGGTCGGTGGAGGCAATACAGCGATGGACTCGGCACGCGTTGCAAAGCGATTGAATAAGGCTAAAGTCTCACTGGTCTACCGCCGTTCAATTGACGAACTCCCCGCGCGTCGAGAGGAAGTCCATCATGCCCAGGCAGAGGGGATTGAGTTCAACCTGCTGTGTAACCCGATCGAAGTTATCGGCGATGATCAGTATCGCGTCAAAGCGATTCGCTGCATACGAATGGAATTAGGTGAACCGGATGCCTCGGGCCGCAGAAAACCGGTGCCCATCAAGGGCAGCGAGTTCGAACTCGAATGCG
This sequence is a window from bacterium. Protein-coding genes within it:
- a CDS encoding OmpA family protein, whose protein sequence is MSVLLAATTLSGQPALTLEDLLAEAETALAQAYEGGLNLLAPTRVSKAETSVKEARKQMESGGSEQLVRLSLESAIESLETAAASTAQTRERLQIVLDARAAALLAGAEQTNLPIWQKAERGLRDLAASIEVGRDAEVNGLREPLAQQYWAARRESLRDGLLANAKADVAAAQKAGCDQQFPMLMARARQAVSRAEAFLTQESLDECRIAAAEASRHAKHAIGQLNYLNDTKKSRTQIETMLLPYDDLLFEIALASGDTLDFSRGGAEAVKDFRKLYSRIQAKLKAERDSLERATGRSHESMERSLTEMQTRFADVQNQMIELEQRMRDMQMERDVAVSRLRKNELTAQRVQLAQTAFDPGDAVVYQTMEGNVIIHLYGVKFASGKSTVDRDQRAILKKAAEAISVFPGVGVTVEGHTDDDGSEEGNLELSQKRAEAVGKLLQEEVPQSVSIQTIGKGESSPIASNKTARGKALNRRIDLVLSLPSPK
- a CDS encoding 2-oxoacid:acceptor oxidoreductase subunit alpha translates to MNTRERVFWAGNETIAEAALRAGCNFYAGYPITPSSEVAALLSLRLPQLGGVFLQMEDEIAAMGAVVGASLGGAKSMTATSGPGFSLKQENIGYAIMTETPCVVVNVQRGGPSTGTPTAPAQGDIMQARWGTHGDHSIIALTPGYPQEVYRETIRAFHLAEEYRTPVVLLIDEIIAHTTESFELPTGSDLDPIHPRSWYQERYGANSYRPFHDFYQGKHIHITGLTHNRAGFGTTAPEIVQESIEHLVNKILLKQRDIERNESYLLDDADIAIITFGSPGRASRVAVDAARAEGIKAGLMRIITFWPFPKDTVRALTDRVKAVIVPEMNMGMLRMEVERSAMRRDVSLFGVNRVGGVPIEPQNVLDKIREVHRGL
- a CDS encoding 4Fe-4S binding protein; protein product: MFKLVVHETWCKGCRICVDLCPTNTLVMEDTPDRWEGAIVKVANMEACNGCGICEAECPDFAITVFAEKQKAGGAA
- the gltA gene encoding NADPH-dependent glutamate synthase, whose amino-acid sequence is MPEQKRNLKLHPPRVPMPERDASERVQDFQEVPIGYSPEQAIAEANRCLDCKNPKCVEGCPVNIDIPKFLREIREGEFQQAANTLRASNALPAVCGRVCPQEEQCEARCIEGIKHDPVAVGNLERFVADWERMHKQVTERVSAEPTGRKIAIAGSGPAGLTVAGDLAKLGHDVTVFEALHRPAGVLAYGIPTFRLPRDIVQSEIAYIEQLGVKFVFNVVIGVTVTLDELFAEGYDAIFIGTGAGLPKMLGVPGENLIGVFSSNEFLTRINLLGADKFPDYDTPVLHAKHTVVVGGGNTAMDSARVAKRLNKAKVSLVYRRSIDELPARREEVHHAQAEGIEFNLLCNPIEVIGDDQYRVKAIRCIRMELGEPDASGRRKPVPIKGSEFELECDAVIVAVGNAPNPILTKATPNLELTKWGTIKVDPDTCATSVPGVYAGGDIVSGAATVILAMGAGRRAANAMHDYLMSLPPKQSAQAS
- a CDS encoding 2-oxoacid:acceptor oxidoreductase family protein is translated as MRSEIRFAGVGGQGNILAGEWVALAAHNMGLNALQSPTYTAQVRGGPTTVDVLIDKEPIGYPRLTSIDFFLCLAQNAWKLFSTQLREDTIVVIDPNLVKNTGSGPQLIYPIPIIQVTKQTVEKPVFTSAVSLGIFCKLMNVIPKEEMIHTIEQNAPAGTVEKNLLAFHTGWDIVSNVTPVPRNELGMAKV
- a CDS encoding 2-oxoacid:ferredoxin oxidoreductase subunit beta; the protein is MAFNYAEWLRPELMPHIWCPGCGIGVVLKSLIRSMESMGWDQDTTGFVSGIGCTSRAPGYVNMNTLHTTHGRALTFATGLKMAAPEKNVVVMAGDGDSAAIGGNHLIHSCRRNINITLVIVNNEIYGMTGGQFSPTTPGGARAATSPYGNIDPGFDLCKLCIAAGATYVARGHVANGIYLERLIKGGLAHKGFAVIEVMSNCHTQFGRRNKHPDPAELVQHIASNAVMLSKWEKMTPEEREGKYPIGVMHKVTDQPEYSERYAQLQKYAQERVRDAARKIVESESIKPKPEPTGGGSPFEV
- a CDS encoding S49 family peptidase, with amino-acid sequence MKSHFRFAVAFALSTAMFTARAATPPLLPNYGLGVLETAGSAGTYMGALGSYWNPAGWAAMTKGEAVFTWNDRSIANKRIDNWGILLGGHGLGASMRRSLIPGEEVVSLDEYQLALAGGGRKDYWGLSYGWAKGARTDEFRQHYMTVGNLMRPNKYVSIGSAWTLGLRNGRSQMLLDLGLRPFWGSHRVTIFGDAAAHDKDNPQTMQWGAGIEFMPLDGIRLAAKVSKVLPDDPAPWLTIGAGISLDATGMHAAPQFDKDNERLRTSYAIRLGEVEPSFQAGKWIDKDKRVVAAGMRGVLTYRKSKWLDQGRHSLLETIEWIEAAKRDVSVGGIALNMSGFHSSLQLAWELGEKLKDFRATGKSVYMYVDRPTLTHMYLIAQADRVWMDPLGLADMMGWVMGGTYYKGMLEKLGLGVEEWRYFEYKSAFEVLARRDMSEKDREQRMALLEDIHAAWADALNSGRGISEDSIMLAMDSLALLTAHEAYRFGLVDTLGRWDDAASLVEYWSGTKKSFINKDELTEAPFADQRWSEYPTIALVYALGECDMDTGIRGRYTSRLLRKLAEDDDYDAVVLRVDSPGGDGMASDWVADQMRKVSEEKPMIVTQGRVAASGGYWLSSPGDYVFTSPFSITGSIGVIAGWVWNDGLTDKTGLTYDNVQIGRHADLGTGVVLPFLNFEVPNRPVNDGERRRVEKIIREHYDDFVGMVAEDREMSRSEVEAIAQGRVWSGQAAIERNLADGIGGLEDAIAYAKQKAGISKREKIRIVEYPKPSLINFDRLFAPASPLGLIGYRLGLLGQQESVESEVIPYSLQVLRTYAKRPGQPLFMLPPESMLDE
- a CDS encoding sulfide/dihydroorotate dehydrogenase-like FAD/NAD-binding protein, with the protein product MHRRLADRIHEYWVEAPLIAKKHRAGQFVILRLHEHGERIPLTVVETDSERGLIRLIVQVAGKTTEEFGYYTAGDRILDLVGPLGLQTHIEDWGKLIVIGGGVGAAPLLPIAKAAKAQGNTVHAIIGARSKNLLILTDEFAEVCDELRVCTDDGTHGSKGFVSDVLDHWCDEGAGYKFGIAVGPVPMMNAVAKVLKRWEIPGLASLNPIMVDGTGMCGACRVTVHGETRFACVEGPEFDIHGVDFNELTLRNRSYVSEEHVAVEHLHSCHLTQAISHA